A single genomic interval of Labilibaculum sp. DW002 harbors:
- a CDS encoding NADH-dependent [FeFe] hydrogenase, group A6 — translation MANMINLSINGIAVSVEEGKTILEAAEKLHIHIPTLCYHKDLCVAGNCRVCVVEQAGVDRLVASCATPVNEGMEINTNSLKVRNCRKHIIELLLAEHNEECTKCYRNGHCELQTIAADLQITNQDFIDLVPDQFYSIDSLSPSIEKDDSKCIRCQRCVRTCADIQSVGAIAVAHKGAEMKISTFYNHPLNEVVCTNCGQCIVHCPTGALVEKSYVEQVWDAISDPEKHVVVQTAPAVRIGLGEELGFEAGTSVTNKMVSALRRLGFDSVLDTDFTADLTIMEEGTELLTRLKGALVDDNPDVALPMATSCSPGWVKYIEHKYPKYLPNLSTCKSPQQMFGALAKTYYAKNIDVDPANIVSVSIMPCTAKKYEANRPEMKDSGYKDVDLVLTTRELAVMIKQAGIEFDQLNEENYDSIMGIGSGAGLIFGATGGVMEAALRTAYEIVTGREVPFENLEIKPVRGLDGVKEANILIENVLPEWSFLEGVELKCAITNGLENAHQLMESIDNGDRFYHFIEIMACPGGCLGGGGQPFPVDDEIRRKRMEAIYAEDLSLPVRKSHENPEITQIYQEFLEEPLSHKSHKLLHTSYVKREQY, via the coding sequence ATGGCAAATATGATCAATTTATCAATTAATGGTATAGCTGTTAGTGTAGAGGAAGGAAAAACGATACTCGAAGCAGCAGAAAAATTACATATACATATTCCAACCTTATGCTATCATAAAGACCTCTGTGTCGCAGGTAATTGCAGAGTTTGTGTCGTGGAACAAGCTGGCGTTGATCGCTTGGTGGCTTCTTGTGCAACTCCTGTGAATGAAGGTATGGAGATTAATACAAACAGTTTAAAAGTAAGAAATTGTCGTAAGCATATTATTGAGTTATTATTGGCTGAACACAATGAAGAGTGTACCAAGTGTTATCGCAACGGGCATTGTGAATTACAGACTATTGCAGCAGATTTGCAAATAACCAATCAAGATTTTATCGATTTAGTTCCTGATCAGTTTTATAGTATAGATTCACTATCTCCTTCAATCGAAAAAGATGATAGTAAGTGTATTCGTTGTCAACGTTGTGTGAGAACATGTGCAGATATTCAAAGCGTGGGTGCAATTGCAGTAGCACATAAAGGTGCCGAAATGAAAATATCGACCTTCTATAATCATCCTTTGAATGAAGTTGTATGTACAAATTGTGGTCAATGTATTGTGCATTGCCCAACTGGTGCATTGGTAGAGAAATCCTATGTTGAGCAAGTTTGGGACGCTATATCAGATCCTGAAAAGCACGTTGTGGTTCAAACGGCTCCGGCTGTTCGTATTGGTTTAGGTGAAGAGCTTGGTTTTGAGGCTGGAACCAGTGTGACTAATAAAATGGTTTCTGCTCTTCGTCGTTTAGGTTTCGATTCAGTTTTGGATACTGACTTTACGGCTGATTTAACGATCATGGAAGAAGGTACAGAGTTGCTTACTCGATTAAAAGGTGCATTAGTCGATGATAATCCGGATGTAGCTTTACCAATGGCGACTTCTTGTTCTCCGGGTTGGGTAAAATATATCGAACACAAGTACCCTAAGTACTTACCAAACTTATCGACTTGTAAATCGCCACAGCAGATGTTTGGTGCATTGGCAAAGACTTATTACGCTAAGAATATTGATGTAGATCCTGCGAATATTGTTTCTGTTTCAATAATGCCGTGTACAGCGAAAAAATATGAAGCTAATCGACCAGAGATGAAAGATAGCGGTTATAAGGATGTTGATTTGGTTTTGACAACCCGGGAATTGGCTGTAATGATTAAGCAAGCAGGTATCGAGTTCGATCAGTTAAATGAAGAGAATTATGATTCTATAATGGGAATTGGATCCGGAGCTGGTTTAATTTTCGGAGCAACAGGTGGTGTGATGGAGGCAGCTTTACGTACAGCTTACGAAATTGTTACCGGGCGTGAAGTACCTTTTGAAAATCTCGAAATTAAGCCTGTTCGTGGCTTAGATGGTGTGAAGGAGGCTAATATTTTAATCGAAAACGTTCTTCCTGAATGGAGTTTCTTAGAAGGCGTTGAACTAAAGTGCGCCATTACTAATGGTTTAGAGAATGCACATCAGCTGATGGAGTCAATTGACAATGGAGATCGATTCTACCATTTCATTGAAATTATGGCTTGTCCTGGTGGATGTTTAGGTGGTGGTGGTCAGCCATTCCCGGTTGATGATGAAATTCGTCGAAAGCGTATGGAAGCTATTTATGCTGAAGATTTGTCCTTACCTGTTCGTAAATCACATGAAAACCCTGAAATCACTCAAATTTATCAGGAATTTTTGGAAGAGCCACTGAGTCATAAATCTCATAAGCTCCTTCATACAAGTTATGTGAAGAGGGAACAATATTAG
- the kdsA gene encoding 3-deoxy-8-phosphooctulonate synthase translates to MIKNIPNIKHTESGNFFLLAGPCAIEGEEIAMQIAERIVEITNKLEIPFVFKGSYRKANRSRLDSFSGIGDEKALKILKKVSDTFGVPTVTDIHSAEEAAMAAQYVDILQIPAFLCRQTDLLVAAAKTGKVVNIKKGQFLSAESMKFAVNKVRESGNDQVVLTDRGNMFGYQDMIVDYRGIPTMQENNCPVVLDITHSLQQPNQTSGVTGGRPDLIETVAKAGIAVGADGIFIETHPDPANAKSDGANMLHLDHLEDLLTKLVAIRKVVNNF, encoded by the coding sequence ATGATTAAAAATATTCCCAATATAAAACATACCGAATCAGGTAACTTTTTTCTTTTAGCAGGACCATGCGCTATAGAAGGTGAAGAAATTGCAATGCAAATTGCAGAGCGTATAGTAGAAATCACTAACAAGCTTGAAATTCCTTTCGTGTTCAAAGGTTCTTACCGTAAAGCAAATCGTTCCAGATTGGATTCATTTTCAGGAATTGGTGATGAAAAAGCCTTAAAGATATTGAAAAAGGTTAGTGATACTTTTGGTGTACCAACTGTTACAGATATTCACTCAGCTGAGGAAGCTGCAATGGCTGCTCAATATGTCGATATCTTACAAATCCCTGCATTCCTATGTCGTCAGACAGACTTATTAGTAGCTGCTGCTAAAACAGGTAAGGTTGTGAATATTAAGAAAGGTCAGTTCTTATCTGCTGAATCTATGAAGTTTGCAGTTAATAAAGTTAGAGAATCGGGGAATGATCAGGTGGTATTAACCGACCGTGGGAATATGTTTGGCTACCAGGATATGATTGTAGATTACCGAGGAATTCCAACAATGCAAGAGAATAATTGTCCTGTTGTATTAGACATTACACATTCATTACAGCAACCAAACCAGACATCTGGTGTAACAGGAGGACGTCCGGACCTAATTGAAACCGTTGCAAAAGCTGGTATAGCAGTTGGAGCTGATGGTATCTTTATTGAAACTCACCCTGATCCGGCAAATGCAAAATCTGATGGTGCGAATATGTTGCACTTAGATCACCTTGAAGATTTACTGACCAAACTTGTTGCTATTCGTAAGGTTGTAAACAACTTTTAA
- a CDS encoding replication-associated recombination protein A, translating to MTANQPLAERLRPTNLENYLGQKHLVGEKAVLRKMIESGNISSFILWGPPGVGKTTLAKIIANQLNRPFYILSAVNSGVKDVREVISKAEKQKFFSTPNPILFIDEIHRFSKSQQDSLLGAVENGTVTLIGATTENPSFEVISPLLSRCQVYVLKAQEKEDLEALVEFAIKNDSYLKEKEIVTQEKDALLKFSGGDARKLLNILELVVNSQTTDSITITNELVTKELQENPSMYDKDGEQHYDIASALIKSIRGSDPDAAVYWLARMIEGGEDPKFIARRLVISASEDIGLANPNALLLANAGFQSVNLVGMPESRIILSEVAIYLATSAKSNASYLAIGKAQALVRETGNLSVPLHLRNAPTKLMKDLGYSKEYKYSHDYPGNFVDQEYLPDQIKNQRLYIPQQNAQEVKNWERLKAWWKNRF from the coding sequence ATGACCGCCAATCAGCCTTTAGCTGAACGATTACGTCCTACGAATCTCGAAAATTATTTGGGGCAAAAACATTTGGTCGGAGAGAAAGCTGTTCTTCGAAAAATGATTGAGTCGGGGAATATTTCTTCTTTCATCTTGTGGGGACCTCCCGGGGTTGGGAAAACGACATTGGCAAAAATTATAGCCAACCAATTGAACCGTCCATTTTATATTCTTTCAGCAGTTAACTCTGGTGTTAAGGATGTGAGGGAAGTCATTTCTAAAGCTGAAAAACAAAAATTCTTTTCTACTCCGAACCCTATTTTATTTATCGATGAAATTCATCGTTTCAGCAAATCGCAGCAAGATTCATTATTGGGAGCTGTTGAGAACGGAACAGTCACCTTAATTGGTGCTACAACTGAAAACCCTTCTTTTGAGGTTATATCACCTTTGCTTTCACGCTGTCAGGTTTACGTCTTAAAAGCTCAGGAGAAAGAAGACTTGGAAGCTCTAGTCGAGTTTGCGATTAAAAATGACAGCTATTTAAAAGAAAAGGAGATTGTAACTCAGGAAAAGGATGCTCTACTAAAATTCTCTGGCGGTGATGCTCGAAAATTATTAAACATTCTGGAGCTTGTCGTAAATTCTCAAACGACCGATTCAATTACAATAACAAATGAGCTGGTAACAAAGGAGCTTCAGGAAAACCCATCGATGTACGATAAGGATGGAGAACAGCATTATGACATTGCATCTGCTTTAATTAAATCGATTAGAGGTAGCGATCCTGATGCAGCTGTTTATTGGTTGGCCAGAATGATTGAGGGGGGAGAAGACCCTAAATTTATTGCGCGCCGTTTGGTCATTTCAGCAAGCGAAGATATCGGTTTAGCTAACCCCAATGCCTTGCTTCTAGCCAATGCAGGCTTTCAGTCGGTAAATCTGGTTGGTATGCCTGAATCGAGAATTATTCTTTCGGAAGTTGCTATTTATTTAGCAACATCAGCAAAAAGTAATGCTTCCTATTTGGCAATTGGCAAAGCACAAGCTTTGGTTCGTGAAACAGGAAACCTATCCGTACCATTACATTTACGTAATGCACCAACCAAGTTGATGAAGGACTTGGGCTACAGCAAAGAATACAAATATTCACACGACTACCCCGGCAACTTTGTCGATCAGGAATATCTTCCTGATCAAATTAAAAATCAAAGACTATACATTCCTCAACAAAATGCGCAAGAAGTAAAAAATTGGGAACGATTAAAAGCTTGGTGGAAGAACCGTTTTTAA